From the Candidatus Methanoplasma cognatum genome, one window contains:
- the guaA gene encoding glutamine-hydrolyzing GMP synthase, with amino-acid sequence MSELVLILDFGGQYKELIASTVRGLSIYSEIMPGDINADEIRRLDPVGIILTGGPKSAYAPGSPLCDPELFGLGIPVLGICYGMQMMCRMLGGEVAPGGAGEYGRAAVTVLRQSALFGRTDKPFDALMSHGDVVTRLPEGFVMTAATSSCAAACEDAGRKLYGVQFHPEAKHTDGGREIIRRFLYDVCGASGDHRLEDFMDDQIRCIREKVGTERILLALSGGVDSSVCAGLLSKAVPGQLICVFVDHGLMRLNEGDEVERLFSDRQLSFIRVNAQKRFISKLKGITDPETKRKVIGEEFVRVFEEEAAKLGDIRFLAQGTIYPDIVESGGGHGATIKSHHNVGGLPDNLAFAEIIEPLSGLFKDEVRAIGKKLGLPSSFVKRQPFPGPGLAVRVMGEVSEDKLDILKKADAILREEIDGMRKRPDQYFAVLTDTRSVGVKGDDRTYDRVIAVRAVTTDDFMTCDYSPLSHRTLNKISSRITAEIPSVSRVVYDITSKPPATVEWE; translated from the coding sequence ATGAGCGAACTTGTGCTGATACTCGACTTCGGCGGCCAATATAAGGAACTGATCGCTAGCACTGTCAGAGGACTGTCCATTTACTCCGAGATAATGCCGGGAGACATCAATGCTGATGAGATCCGGCGCCTGGACCCTGTCGGTATCATTCTGACGGGCGGGCCGAAGAGTGCGTATGCGCCCGGTTCGCCTTTATGCGATCCAGAGCTTTTCGGCCTGGGTATACCCGTTCTCGGCATATGCTACGGCATGCAGATGATGTGCCGCATGCTAGGTGGCGAGGTCGCTCCCGGCGGTGCGGGGGAATACGGGCGGGCCGCTGTGACCGTCCTGAGACAGTCAGCGCTGTTCGGCCGCACTGACAAGCCCTTCGACGCACTGATGAGCCACGGGGACGTGGTGACACGCCTCCCGGAAGGTTTCGTTATGACGGCTGCCACATCCTCCTGTGCCGCCGCCTGTGAGGATGCGGGGAGGAAGCTCTACGGCGTGCAGTTCCATCCTGAGGCCAAACATACAGACGGGGGGCGGGAGATCATCCGAAGATTCCTGTACGACGTCTGCGGCGCCTCGGGGGACCACAGACTGGAAGACTTCATGGATGATCAGATCAGATGTATACGGGAAAAGGTCGGAACCGAACGGATACTTCTCGCCCTGTCCGGCGGCGTCGATTCGTCGGTATGCGCAGGTCTGCTTTCCAAGGCCGTACCGGGGCAGCTTATCTGCGTTTTCGTCGATCACGGCCTCATGCGGCTGAATGAGGGGGACGAAGTGGAAAGGTTGTTCTCAGACCGGCAGCTTTCCTTCATACGGGTCAACGCACAGAAAAGATTTATTTCCAAATTAAAGGGGATCACTGATCCGGAGACGAAGCGGAAGGTAATTGGGGAAGAGTTCGTCCGTGTTTTTGAAGAGGAGGCCGCAAAACTCGGAGATATCCGCTTTTTAGCACAAGGGACCATATACCCCGATATAGTCGAATCCGGCGGCGGACATGGCGCGACCATAAAGAGCCACCATAATGTCGGGGGACTTCCGGACAACCTTGCGTTCGCAGAGATCATTGAGCCGCTGTCAGGACTTTTCAAGGACGAGGTCAGGGCCATCGGCAAAAAATTAGGACTGCCCTCATCCTTTGTAAAGCGCCAGCCGTTCCCCGGACCGGGGCTTGCCGTCCGCGTTATGGGCGAGGTTTCCGAAGATAAACTGGATATCCTGAAAAAGGCCGACGCCATCCTTAGGGAAGAGATCGACGGCATGAGAAAACGGCCGGACCAATACTTCGCCGTTCTGACCGATACCCGTTCGGTGGGCGTCAAGGGCGATGACAGGACGTACGACCGGGTCATCGCGGTCCGGGCCGTTACGACCGATGATTTCATGACATGCGATTATTCTCCGCTGTCTCACAGAACGCTGAACAAAATATCGTCGCGCATCACGGCCGAGATACCGTCCGTAAGCCGCGTGGTCTATGATATAACATCGAAGCCTCCGGCCACGGTTGAATGGGAGTGA
- the purF gene encoding amidophosphoribosyltransferase, which translates to MTGPKHSCGVVGVCRTADVADDIFKALMIMQHRGQESAGISVFDGKDIVTEKGSGSVREAIKHNAVKSLRGHCGVGHVRYSTAGSKGVMNAQPLTVETGFGTVAIAHNGDITNYAELKERYLMSGVSFLTDSDTELAVRSLTEHMTRRRDPIEAMRSMMKEIEGAYSFTVLINGRLFGIRDPHGIRPLCIGRTGGGHIIASESAAIDALNGTFIRDVAPGEIVEAEHDRLISYPGVSDRRRAHCMFEWVYFARPDSVIDGREVYDIRKSIGKILAREHPADADAVIPIPDSGRAQAIGFSIASGMRYEEGFMKNRFAERTFILPDQRERELAVSMKMNPIKSTVSGRRLVVVDDSVVRGTTLKKLIKMLRGAGAKEVHVRIGCPPVIAPCHYGVDMKSMDQFVAAGRTEEEICRMVGADSLGYISIGGLVEAIGKPEGDLCMACLDGRYPVRIPGGTHLSQMTLENGR; encoded by the coding sequence ATGACGGGTCCGAAGCACAGCTGCGGCGTCGTGGGGGTATGCCGCACGGCTGATGTTGCTGATGATATTTTCAAGGCCCTGATGATAATGCAGCACCGAGGCCAGGAAAGTGCAGGGATTTCTGTCTTTGACGGAAAGGACATCGTCACCGAGAAGGGTTCTGGGTCAGTGAGGGAGGCCATAAAGCACAATGCGGTCAAATCTCTGAGGGGGCATTGCGGCGTCGGCCATGTAAGGTACTCGACGGCCGGCTCCAAGGGCGTAATGAACGCACAGCCGCTTACCGTCGAGACCGGCTTTGGAACGGTGGCCATTGCGCACAACGGCGACATAACCAACTATGCGGAACTAAAGGAAAGGTACCTGATGTCAGGAGTGTCATTCCTTACGGACTCGGACACCGAGCTTGCGGTAAGGTCGCTTACCGAGCACATGACCCGGCGGCGCGACCCGATAGAGGCCATGAGGAGCATGATGAAAGAAATAGAGGGGGCTTATTCTTTTACGGTTCTAATCAACGGCAGACTGTTCGGCATCCGCGATCCGCACGGGATCAGGCCGTTATGCATAGGCAGGACGGGCGGAGGGCACATCATAGCATCCGAAAGTGCGGCGATAGACGCTCTGAACGGCACGTTCATAAGGGATGTCGCGCCGGGAGAGATCGTTGAAGCGGAACACGACCGTTTAATTTCTTATCCCGGTGTTTCCGACAGACGCAGGGCGCACTGCATGTTCGAATGGGTGTACTTCGCCAGACCGGATTCCGTTATCGACGGGAGAGAGGTCTACGACATAAGAAAGAGTATCGGAAAGATATTGGCGAGGGAGCATCCCGCTGACGCTGACGCGGTGATACCGATACCGGACTCCGGACGCGCGCAGGCCATAGGGTTCTCCATAGCGTCGGGGATGCGGTATGAGGAGGGATTCATGAAGAACCGCTTTGCAGAAAGGACCTTCATCCTCCCTGATCAAAGAGAGAGGGAGCTGGCGGTGTCGATGAAAATGAACCCCATAAAGAGCACTGTGTCCGGCAGACGCCTTGTCGTGGTCGATGACAGCGTCGTCAGGGGTACGACGCTTAAAAAACTGATCAAGATGCTCAGGGGAGCGGGAGCGAAAGAAGTGCATGTAAGGATCGGATGCCCGCCGGTCATCGCGCCCTGCCATTATGGAGTGGATATGAAATCCATGGACCAGTTCGTCGCGGCGGGACGCACCGAAGAAGAGATATGCAGAATGGTAGGGGCAGACAGCCTGGGGTACATAAGCATCGGGGGACTTGTGGAGGCCATCGGGAAACCAGAGGGCGATCTGTGCATGGCATGCCTTGACGGCAGATATCCTGTTAGAATACCTGGCGGAACGCATCTGTCCCAAATGACGCTTGAGAACGGCCGCTGA
- the purL gene encoding phosphoribosylformylglycinamidine synthase subunit PurL produces the protein MKMAELHSALGLTDLEYKEIVKQIGRVPNDIETYLFSAMWSEHCGYSHSRKYLTRFPKEGSLHSEENAGGVQIGDMVIFFKAESHNHPSAVEPFHGAATGIGGIIRDVLALGARPVALLDSLKFGRIDGGRNSNRSKHLFSGVVKGISAYGNSIGVPTVGGEVGFDACYETSPLVNVMAVGIARKKDIKTSSAPAGGHVVIVGSHTGRDGIHGASFASKELSESSRDDRPSVQIGDPFIEKVLIEATLEILGLDEVLACQDCGAAGLLSSTSEMAYKGGCGMELYLDRVHLREDGMEPWEIMLSESQERMIFVTTAAGVRKVLDIADKYEIPANEIGRTVPEPEYRLFMHGVMVANVPPSALNNGVLYDLSETEPRYISEYRNRTPDRTMSVEEAVRKVAGDPNFASKSWIYTQYDHTVGGRTAVTPGKAGAAGIWLPEEGGVLGLTMDSNGRQVFLDPYNGSRNTVYESWRNLVSSGYRPLGVTDCLNYGNPEKKEVGYQLIRSIDGLADGCRELTIPVVSGNVSLYNECEDIRVYPTPTVGMVGYAESAKDLLRSCFGGGETLYLLGREMRQDSHVGASLYQMACFDFLGGEVDKADARLEHLLAETIFCLRDRGLICGAADVSEGGLLGAVLEGSFLGDSGFTGDLIGTVEPLKALFGEITGRYVVSTADPAEFERHCKAPYKRLGKCGGSDITFNGFSFDLEELKHLYENSIEEEIGN, from the coding sequence ATGAAAATGGCGGAACTCCATTCGGCACTCGGCCTCACGGACCTTGAGTATAAAGAGATAGTAAAGCAGATTGGCCGCGTGCCGAACGATATCGAAACATACCTGTTCTCGGCGATGTGGTCGGAACACTGCGGCTACAGCCATTCGCGTAAATACCTTACAAGGTTCCCTAAGGAAGGGTCCCTGCACAGCGAAGAGAACGCCGGCGGAGTACAGATCGGAGACATGGTGATATTCTTCAAAGCGGAGTCGCACAACCATCCTTCGGCCGTGGAGCCGTTCCATGGCGCCGCGACAGGCATAGGCGGCATAATCAGAGATGTTCTTGCCCTCGGCGCCAGACCGGTCGCGCTGCTGGACTCGCTTAAGTTCGGCAGGATCGACGGGGGCCGGAACAGCAACCGCTCGAAACATCTGTTCAGCGGCGTGGTTAAAGGCATCAGCGCATACGGCAACTCGATCGGGGTGCCGACGGTCGGAGGAGAGGTCGGGTTCGACGCCTGTTATGAGACCTCGCCGCTCGTAAATGTCATGGCCGTAGGCATCGCCCGCAAAAAGGACATCAAGACATCATCCGCGCCGGCGGGGGGACATGTCGTCATCGTCGGTTCCCATACGGGACGCGACGGGATCCACGGAGCGTCGTTCGCATCAAAAGAGCTGAGCGAAAGTTCCAGAGACGACCGTCCCTCGGTCCAGATCGGCGACCCGTTCATTGAGAAGGTCCTTATCGAAGCTACACTTGAGATACTGGGCCTGGATGAGGTCCTGGCATGCCAGGATTGCGGCGCGGCGGGGCTTTTGAGCTCTACGTCAGAGATGGCATATAAAGGCGGCTGCGGAATGGAGCTTTACCTAGACAGGGTTCACCTCCGCGAAGACGGTATGGAACCGTGGGAGATAATGCTCTCCGAATCCCAGGAGCGCATGATCTTCGTCACAACGGCGGCGGGCGTGCGGAAGGTCCTGGACATAGCGGATAAATACGAGATACCGGCAAACGAGATCGGCAGGACCGTGCCGGAACCGGAGTACCGCCTGTTCATGCACGGAGTGATGGTTGCGAATGTGCCGCCCTCGGCGCTTAACAATGGCGTACTTTACGACCTGAGTGAAACAGAGCCAAGATACATCTCTGAATACCGGAACAGGACGCCGGACCGGACCATGAGCGTTGAAGAAGCTGTCAGAAAGGTCGCGGGGGATCCTAACTTTGCCTCGAAAAGCTGGATCTACACACAGTATGACCACACCGTCGGCGGCAGGACCGCCGTGACCCCCGGCAAAGCGGGTGCGGCCGGGATCTGGCTTCCGGAAGAAGGAGGGGTCCTGGGTCTGACGATGGATTCCAACGGCAGACAGGTGTTCCTTGATCCTTATAACGGGTCCAGAAACACCGTTTACGAATCATGGCGCAACCTAGTCTCATCAGGATACAGACCGCTCGGGGTGACCGACTGCCTTAATTACGGCAACCCCGAAAAAAAAGAGGTGGGGTACCAGCTGATAAGATCGATCGACGGTTTGGCGGACGGCTGCCGCGAACTGACGATACCCGTCGTATCGGGAAACGTCTCGCTGTATAACGAATGCGAAGACATCCGCGTCTATCCTACGCCGACTGTCGGCATGGTCGGATACGCCGAGTCCGCGAAGGACCTCCTGAGATCATGCTTCGGCGGCGGCGAGACGCTCTATCTGCTCGGCAGGGAGATGAGACAGGATTCGCACGTGGGCGCGTCGCTGTACCAGATGGCGTGTTTCGACTTCCTCGGCGGGGAGGTCGACAAGGCCGACGCGCGGCTGGAACACCTGCTTGCGGAAACGATATTCTGTCTGCGCGACAGAGGACTGATCTGCGGTGCGGCGGATGTCTCCGAAGGAGGTCTGCTGGGCGCGGTCTTGGAGGGGTCGTTCCTGGGGGACAGCGGGTTCACGGGGGACCTCATAGGCACCGTCGAACCGCTGAAGGCTTTGTTCGGAGAGATCACCGGAAGATACGTGGTTTCGACGGCCGATCCGGCGGAGTTCGAAAGACACTGTAAAGCTCCCTACAAACGCCTCGGTAAATGCGGAGGCAGCGACATAACCTTCAACGGGTTCAGTTTCGATCTGGAGGAGCTGAAACATCTGTATGAGAACTCGATTGAGGAAGAGATCGGGAACTGA
- the purQ gene encoding phosphoribosylformylglycinamidine synthase subunit PurQ: MRAAVIVFPGTNCDRDTKAACEGFGWETDLVWHSERSLDGYDVVLLPGGFSYGDYIRSGRLAKFSPVMDAVREYVKAGRGFVIGICNGFQILCESGLLPGVLTDNRDMRFICGDVRLRTDAGTEITLPIAHGEGRYLADSVPEDMIFLTYIGNPNGSVRDIAGLYDRENNIIGMMPHPERAFFEETGNTDGREIFKIIETALREK; this comes from the coding sequence ATGAGAGCGGCAGTGATAGTGTTTCCGGGAACGAACTGCGACAGGGACACTAAGGCCGCATGCGAGGGATTCGGCTGGGAAACGGACCTCGTCTGGCACTCCGAACGGTCTCTGGACGGATACGATGTCGTCCTCCTTCCGGGCGGCTTTTCGTACGGCGATTACATCCGTTCCGGGCGGCTGGCCAAATTCAGCCCCGTTATGGACGCCGTCAGAGAATATGTGAAGGCTGGACGCGGATTTGTCATAGGAATATGCAACGGTTTTCAGATATTATGCGAATCGGGCCTTCTTCCGGGGGTTCTTACCGATAACCGGGACATGCGGTTCATCTGCGGGGATGTCAGGCTGAGAACGGACGCGGGAACGGAGATCACCCTTCCGATCGCACACGGCGAAGGGCGATATCTGGCGGACAGCGTTCCCGAAGATATGATATTCCTTACGTACATCGGCAACCCCAACGGCTCCGTTCGGGACATAGCCGGACTTTATGACCGCGAGAACAACATAATCGGCATGATGCCGCACCCCGAGAGGGCGTTCTTTGAAGAGACAGGCAACACAGACGGGCGCGAGATCTTTAAGATCATCGAAACGGCGCTGAGGGAGAAGTGA
- the purS gene encoding phosphoribosylformylglycinamidine synthase subunit PurS, whose translation MNLRYRADIVVTLKNGIRDPQGSAIETVLKRTGIEAQPGVSVGKYFSVTVNGADEGEARAKVENICREVLSNPVLEKYDIERFCEMDL comes from the coding sequence ATGAATTTGAGATATAGGGCAGACATTGTTGTGACATTGAAAAATGGGATCCGCGACCCGCAGGGTTCCGCGATCGAGACCGTCCTGAAACGCACGGGGATTGAAGCGCAGCCGGGCGTGTCGGTCGGGAAATACTTTTCCGTGACCGTGAACGGAGCGGACGAGGGGGAAGCCAGAGCAAAGGTGGAGAACATCTGCCGAGAGGTGCTCTCCAATCCGGTCCTGGAAAAATATGATATTGAAAGATTTTGCGAGATGGACCTATGA
- a CDS encoding phosphoribosylaminoimidazolesuccinocarboxamide synthase, which translates to MKLIRKGKVKEVYQADGDTLEFVFSDNISVFDKIIPSSIPHKGETLCRTALHWFSLLEKIGIKGHLIEYLPPNGMRVKRFSIIEDYDKINTDTTNYLIPLEFICRHYVAGSLMDRISSGKVSPEALGFPKGHEVKYGEKLPRPYLETTTKLEEHDRELDEEEAKKIAGLTDEDYKGILDTILAIDKMIEEEAAKRGLIHVDGKKEFGYDEVRNLVVIDTFGTCDEDRWWDLGSYKDGEVVELSKEFVRQHYRETGYHAELSALREKGLPDIPIPPLPEDIVRRVTDLYAGMFERITGERFR; encoded by the coding sequence ATGAAGCTCATCCGCAAGGGTAAGGTCAAAGAAGTCTACCAGGCGGACGGCGATACGCTGGAGTTTGTTTTCAGCGACAATATTTCCGTTTTTGATAAGATCATTCCATCCTCCATCCCCCACAAAGGAGAGACGCTCTGCAGAACAGCGCTGCATTGGTTCAGTTTGCTGGAGAAGATCGGGATAAAGGGGCACCTGATCGAGTATCTGCCGCCGAACGGGATGAGGGTGAAGAGATTCAGCATCATTGAGGATTACGATAAAATAAACACGGACACAACCAATTATCTCATTCCGCTGGAGTTCATATGCAGACATTATGTGGCCGGATCCCTCATGGACCGCATAAGCTCTGGCAAGGTCTCTCCGGAGGCGCTCGGATTCCCAAAAGGCCATGAGGTGAAGTACGGGGAGAAGCTTCCCCGCCCGTATTTAGAAACAACAACGAAACTGGAAGAACATGACAGAGAGTTGGACGAAGAGGAGGCCAAGAAGATCGCCGGACTTACCGATGAGGATTACAAAGGCATACTGGACACTATCCTTGCCATCGATAAGATGATCGAAGAGGAGGCGGCGAAGCGCGGCCTCATACATGTGGACGGAAAGAAAGAGTTCGGATACGACGAGGTCCGCAACCTGGTCGTCATTGATACTTTCGGCACCTGCGACGAGGACCGCTGGTGGGACCTGGGATCATATAAAGACGGGGAGGTGGTCGAACTGAGCAAAGAATTCGTACGCCAGCACTACCGCGAGACAGGGTATCACGCCGAACTGAGCGCTCTCCGGGAGAAGGGGCTGCCCGACATACCCATACCGCCGCTTCCGGAAGACATAGTGAGAAGAGTGACCGACCTCTATGCGGGCATGTTCGAGAGAATAACCGGAGAGAGGTTCCGCTGA
- a CDS encoding TetR/AcrR family transcriptional regulator codes for MNSKDKKGEIIHRTAELLSSADGASDITTRRIAENAGINPAMVNYYFGSKENLLKEAISAMNGDRRTETPQSGGGSRKAMFDYLVGICETNMQYAGFGLSRDTVSFSNDVKKASSVLFEMKGSHDGKKPDKEDAARIFRTVCFLMAASLDPEGFAECSGTDIRVKSELRSSVSGQLDILLGDSL; via the coding sequence ATGAATTCAAAGGACAAGAAGGGAGAGATAATCCACAGGACCGCCGAGCTGCTGTCTTCGGCGGACGGCGCATCTGATATTACTACAAGAAGGATCGCCGAGAATGCCGGAATAAATCCCGCGATGGTGAACTATTACTTCGGCTCCAAAGAGAACCTCCTGAAAGAAGCGATATCGGCGATGAACGGAGACCGCCGGACGGAAACGCCCCAAAGCGGCGGCGGTTCCAGGAAGGCGATGTTCGATTATCTTGTAGGAATATGTGAAACGAACATGCAATACGCCGGATTCGGACTGAGCAGGGACACTGTTTCTTTTTCGAACGATGTCAAGAAGGCATCCTCGGTCCTTTTTGAGATGAAGGGATCCCACGACGGCAAGAAACCCGATAAAGAGGATGCGGCCCGGATATTCAGGACAGTGTGCTTCCTTATGGCAGCATCCTTGGATCCGGAAGGATTCGCAGAATGCTCCGGGACTGACATCCGCGTGAAGAGTGAGTTAAGATCATCGGTATCGGGTCAGCTTGATATCCTGCTTGGGGATTCCCTGTAA